CGGGCGTTCCGAAGGTGCGGAAGTGATTTTTCCCGTTGCGAATACAGAGGAAGAAATACGAGTATTCACGACACGCGTAGATACTATTTTCGGATGTACCTACGTCGTCGTTGCTCCAGAACACCCACTCATCAGTCAACAATTAACAAATAACAGTCAACAGAAAATTCAAAATAAGGAAGAAGTGAAAAAATATTTGGCAATCACGAAGAAAAAAACCGATCTTGAACGCACAGAATTGAACAAAGAAAAAACAGGCGTTGTCCTCGTCGGTATCGAAGCGATTAATCCATTTACAGGAGAAAAAGTTCCGGTGTACGTTGCTGATTATGTGCTCGGGACATACGGTACCGGAGCCGTGATGGGAGTGCCGGCACACGATGAACGTGATTTTGCTTTTGCGAAAAAATACGAGTTGTTTATACAGCAGTCTGTCGCCTCGCTTGACAAGAAGAATGAAACAGAATGTTTTACGGAAGATGGAATACTTATCGATTCGGGAGAATTTACCGGACTGTCATCGGAAGAGGCACGAGAGAAGATGTCAGCTTGGCTCAAGAAAGAAAAAATGGGTGGCAAACGAGTGCAGTATCGTCTCCGTGATTGGCTCATCTCTCGTCAACGCTATTGGGGATCGCCGATCCCAATTATCTACTGTGATGAATGCGGAACCGTACCGGTACCGGAGAAAGATTTGCCGGTGAAATTGCCGACCGATGTGGATTTTCGTCCGACAGGGGAATCTCCTCTTGTACGATCGAAGAGTTTTCAGAGAGTGAAGTGCCCGACCTGTGGTAAAAAAGCCCGTCGCGAATCCGATACGATGGACACTTTTGTTTGCTCGAGTTGGTACTATCTCCGTTTTGCTGATCCGAACAATACCAAGAAATTTGCTGATCCGAAGAAACTTGCAAAATACTTACCAGTGGATTTCTATATGGGCGGAGCGGAGCATACGGTACTCCATTTGCTTTATGCACGATTTTTCACCAAGGCACTCGCGAAATATGACTACCTCACATTCGACGAACCGATACTAAAACTCCGTCATCAGGGGATGGTGATTGCCGAAGATGGACGCAAGATGTCCAAATCGCTCGGGAATGTCGTGAATCCGGATGCGGTGATAACAGAGCTCGGAGCGGATACACTGCGTCTCTATGAGATGTTTATGGGACCACTCGAAGATATGAAAACGTGGAACACGGGAAGTGTCATCGGACTGAGACGTTTCCTCGACAAGGTGTGGCGACTGGGTCAATTGACAGTGAACAAAAAACAGTCAACGGAAAACAAAAAAATTGAAGGTTTGCTTCACAAAACAATCAAGAAAGTAACCGAAGACGTTGAAGATCTGAAATTCAATACTGCGATCAGCACACTGATGATACTCGTCAACGCGATGGAAAAAGAAGAATCTCTCTCACCTAGGACCTATCAATCATTTCTTATTCTGCTTTCTCCGTTTGCACCGCATATCACGGAAGAATTGTGGCAAATAGTAGAGGCGAGATCCGCCATCCGCCAACTGGCGGAGGCGAAAAAGTCGATCTTTCTTGCTCCGTGGCCAAAGTGGGATGCGAAAAAAATCGTCGAAGAATTGTCCGTTATTGCCGTTCAAGTCAATGGAAAAGTTCGTGCGACTTTTGAGATAGCTACCGGAAGCTCTGAAGCAGAAGTGAAAAAAGTCGCTCTCGAGGATCCTCGGGTGCAATCATATACCGAAGGCAAGCAGATCCGAAAGATTATTTATATTCA
This genomic stretch from Candidatus Moraniibacteriota bacterium harbors:
- the leuS gene encoding leucine--tRNA ligase, producing the protein MKSTNQAYNPKKIEAKWQKEWKKNGHPKAKGKNGKMYILDMFPYPSGDGLHVGHVENFTATDIYARFKRMNGYDVLHPMGWDAFGLPAENFAIKTGIHPSKKTLESIKNFKRQMESIGLSYDWEREINTSSPEYYKWTQWMFLFLYKNGLAYKKKAKVNWCEACHTVLANEQVIDGKCDRSGDIVIQKDLEQWFFKITDFVEDTKSESGKKISGLLSGLGKVDWPSSTATAQKHWIGRSEGAEVIFPVANTEEEIRVFTTRVDTIFGCTYVVVAPEHPLISQQLTNNSQQKIQNKEEVKKYLAITKKKTDLERTELNKEKTGVVLVGIEAINPFTGEKVPVYVADYVLGTYGTGAVMGVPAHDERDFAFAKKYELFIQQSVASLDKKNETECFTEDGILIDSGEFTGLSSEEAREKMSAWLKKEKMGGKRVQYRLRDWLISRQRYWGSPIPIIYCDECGTVPVPEKDLPVKLPTDVDFRPTGESPLVRSKSFQRVKCPTCGKKARRESDTMDTFVCSSWYYLRFADPNNTKKFADPKKLAKYLPVDFYMGGAEHTVLHLLYARFFTKALAKYDYLTFDEPILKLRHQGMVIAEDGRKMSKSLGNVVNPDAVITELGADTLRLYEMFMGPLEDMKTWNTGSVIGLRRFLDKVWRLGQLTVNKKQSTENKKIEGLLHKTIKKVTEDVEDLKFNTAISTLMILVNAMEKEESLSPRTYQSFLILLSPFAPHITEELWQIVEARSAIRQLAEAKKSIFLAPWPKWDAKKIVEELSVIAVQVNGKVRATFEIATGSSEAEVKKVALEDPRVQSYTEGKQIRKIIYIQDKILSIVIA